From Paenibacillus sp. PvR098:
CGATGGTTCTATCCGGCTGCAGTTGACCTCCGGTGTATTCCCAGCTTCGGCTGGATGGATTCCACCAATAAACGCCTACGTTATGCGGATTACGGATTTGGCTTGCATCCACTACAAAGGAAATTCGGATCGGCTGGGCAAAGTTCTTTATGCTTCCATCGCTGTCCGACAATTCAAACCGGTAGCTTCCTAACACCTGATTAGTTCCCTGTGTTGACCCCAATGGAAATGAATGTGGCGTTGCGGACGATATAGAAAACTTCCAACCGGAACCTCCGCTGCTTTTTATAACAGCAGGCGGCACCTCCAATCTAACCCGGTCTGAACGAATAGTGATCGCTCTCCCGGCCTTGTTAAGCGCTTCTAGGATAGGAGGACTTAAGATCACATCCACACTTTCATTCCCGTCGATAGTAGAAGCGTCTATGGTGATCGGACCATTCCGTACAGCCAATTCGCGGTCAATCCTTTCCTTGGAAACCTCAACGATCGTCCGGGTTTCCATAGAAGGCGTGATCGCGATTTTTTTCGGATCGCTTACCGGTGTTGGCGTCGCTTCCGGTAACGGTGGCGCTGTTGGCGCTAGGCCTCCGCCGCCTCCGCCTCCACCTCCACCGCCCCCGCTCCTTGGCAATGGCCTTTCATTCGTTGGCTGAGGCGTTGGATTATCTGACGGAACGGAAGGCTGTGCAGGGACCGGTGCAGGAGCTGGCGATGGATCCGTTGGCTTCGGTGAAGGTTCCAGTGAAGAAGGACTCTCCAAAAGCTCCGCTGAAGGTGATGCTGCAGGCGTTACATCATACCGGAATTCACGTTCCTCGCTTGCCGTATCGTTGGCTACTGTTAGCGACTTCACCGTCACCGGCCCCGGCTTGTCCAATACAATCGCTTCGCTATAAAGGTTTGAGGAAGGTGACGGTGCAGATCCATCCGTCGTGTAATAGATGGACGCGCCGGGAACGTTTGAATTTAGCCTGATTTCCGTACCTGCTGGGAGCGTGCCGGAAGCATGGCTCGCCTCCGGGGCCCCCGGCAATCTTTCGAACGTGACCCTATTCGAGCGAATAAATTCCTGTTCCGCGCCGTCATCCGAATAAACTTGGTAGCGTCCGTAATCTATCGGGAGGGTCAGGGTGCCGCGCCCGTCCGTAAGCGTAACGGTTTGTACAGGGTCCGGCGTCCATAACCCGCTCGTAAAGCGCAGCCGGCTGATATTCAACCCGGCGGCCGCAGCATAGGTCGATCCCGAAACGGTTCCATAACCATCTGTTGCGGTAAGCGTAAAGGTACCGTTCGGTTGGTTTGCCGTGTAAGACATTTGCAGCTGTAGCCGGGGAAGCGTCAAAGCCCTCTTGGCATTAATCAGTCCACTGCCATAATAGTCCTTCGCATTCAGGCGGTTGCCGTTTCTATAAACGTTTCCCAATTCGGGCATACGAACGGCGCTATCCGTCACAATATCATACAATTGCTCTTTACTTAGCGATGGGTTCGCCGCTTTGGCCAAGGCCGCAAGGCCCGTGACAAAAGGGGTCGCCATGGAGGTGCCCGATTTAAATTGATAGCCTCCCGGAACCGTACTCAATATGTCAACGCCGGGGGCTGCCACCGAAACGAACCCGATATTCGAAAAGTCCGCCACTTTCACATCTTCCTCCAACCTCCCGGTCTGCGACAAGTAATCGACGGCTCCCACGCTAACGACACCGTCCGTACCTGCCGGAAAACCGGTATGATTGAAATAGCGCTGCGTATCCCCAATCGGATTATGTAAATTAAACGGTTCGCTTCCAACCCAGTGATTGCTGTCATTACCCGAAGCCGCAACAACCAATACCTGATGATCTATAGCATATTGAATGGCCTCAGACTCGATCCGGTCCCAAGCAACCGCCGGCCTTCCAGCCTCGTCCAAAACCAATCTTCCCAGCGCATCCCTTTGATAGCGGTCCCGGCTCAAGCTCAAATTAATGATCGAAGCGCCACGGTCAACCGCCCACTTGATTCCGCTGGCTATGGTCAAGGTATTGCTTACACCATTAGCGTCTGCTACCTTGACCGGGATGATCTTGACGCCGCCGGCTACTCCGGCCACGCCCTCCCCATTGTCCGTAATGGCCGCTGCGATACCGGCGACGTGAGTGCCGTGTCCGTGATCGTCATTCGGATCCGTGTCATTGTTGATGAAATCATATCCGTTGATCTGCCCGCCAACCCGGTCTATCGACGCCGACAGGTCGGGGTGGCTAAGGTTCACGCCGGTATCAATAATGGCGATTTTGACCTGGCTCCGCCTTTCTGCGCTTATTTGCTCCCAAGCATATGTCGCTTCGATTACAGATAAACCCCACTGCTGGGCATAACCGGGATCGTTCGATGCGGCAGATGACACCGATAGCGGATTGGCCGAAGGTTGGAATTGAACCGTGTCAGATACGCCGCCATCGGGCAGCTCCAGACGGTATACATACACCGGCTGGGCGTATTCGACATTAGGATCATCATTTAATTCTTCCACCTTGTGCCATACATTTTCCTGCAAGGGGAGATCGATCGTCTTTACACTTCGGTCTTCGGATACCAGTGGGGGAACAGAGCGTATACGGGAGTTATTGTTGACGGGCTGTTTATATTTGACGATGACCTTCCCAGGGACAACCTCCGGATTGGTGACGGGATATTCCGTAACAGCTTCTTCGGAAAAAACAGGATGAACGCCGACCCCTAGCTGTGAGGCGAGTAATGAAAATAAGGTGATGATTCCAACCCATCGCTTGATTCGTATCATTTTCATTCTTCCTTTCCCTTCACTCTAGTACTCTGTATGTAACCGGTTTACCGTATGTAAGTTTTGCATGCTGCCAAACCTATTGGTTCTATGAATCTTTTTTAACCAATTCTATTACTTTGAATCTATGAACTCATTTAAAATTCGGTAAATCGATTCTTAAGCCCGACGGCAGAAACCACCGAAAGCCTGCGAAACGAAAAAGCCGAGGAGAATCAGGAAAGAATCCCTGAATCTCGCTCGGCTTATGGGCATTGCTAATCATCTCAAAGAACTTGCTACTCCTCCATAAAACAATCCGCAGCCTCCAAGAAGAAACGTGTCCCATCCGGGAGATACGTTTCATTCGCAATCGGCGGTACGTGCTCCAATCTAATTAAGCTTCATCCACTTTCGTTCCAGCATTTGAGGTACATAGCTTTCCAGTTGATAAAAAAGTTCCCCGGGTTCACTAGAGACGTTGATCAAACTGAGATGTGAAGTATTGGAGAAGTAGACACAGATACAAACGATGGAGATTCTTTTATCGATGGTCGTCCGTTCTATGCAAAAGGAAAAAGGGCACTGCCAGATGGCAAGGCCCTTTTCCTTTTAATTTGCATGCTCGCCCATAAATCAAAGGGCCATTCTCAGAAGGTGGGTAATCAAATGAGTTACCAAAACTCCCGTTCAGGGGAGTTAGTCCGCTCGATCTTCACCAGTTAAAAGTCCTTCAATTTCGTTGTTAATCTCCACCGGCAGTCTGGTTTTAAAATAACCAACCATCGCGCTGACTGCTTTTTCGGCTTGCGGTTCTGTAATACCTGCTTCGTTTGCTACATGCTCCCGTATGATGTGCTTCATAACGACCTCCAATGGTTTTTTACTATATGTATTATCTGTTGGAAATGGAGAGTTATACATACGGTTGAGATTAACCAAACATGCCTGCATTAGCGCTATTATTTTCACTCAAATAACCGAAAATTAAGTTCTAGACTGTCTCGCTTACGTAGTCTTTTAAACTAGTCTTTAGGAAATTTCTCGATAAGTCGCGCATATTTCTCATGCCATGTTTTCCATTCGTTGTCTCGGGAGTCTAGCGTCCTTTCATCCAGTAATGCATGGATCACATCCAAGCATACATGCCAGCCGGCGAGATCCTTTGAGGTATGGTCCGTAATCTTACTCATCTTTTCAATTAAGACCAACCGACAGCCTTCTGACTCAGAATAAAGCTCAAAACGAACTCGGTCTTCACCCCATGTATATTCCAATACGGAATACATTGTAAGCTCGATAATTTCAAGTTCCTCAAACGTACCATCCTGCATGTCGAACTTAATCATCCCGCCTTCACGGAGCTCGTCGATCCGGAGCTCGGAGAACCATTTTGCCAGCATATCGTTCTCCGTCAACCATGACCATACCTTTTCAACGGAATGCTTTAAACGACGTTCGAAGCGAGCCATATAGCCATTTTCAACTTTTTGTATAACCGCTAACAATTAAAACTCCTCCTCATCGAGGTGCCGTTCAAAGGCATCCAGTTTGTTAGACCAAAACTGACGATACGGTTCCAACCAATGATAGCCTTATATAGCTTAACCAGCATAACAAAATTGCTTTCGTGTGAAGTACAGAAGGGACATGTTATATAGAAATAAAGTGGAAATAGACATAAGCTTAGTCCGTTATGCCGCGGCACACTGAACTAAGCTTGAATGGTTTGCTTCCTTACCCGATTGCACGGGCAGCCAATCAAGTCGTTTGCCGACACTGTGGTTACGATTGATTGCGGTTGACCTCAGATACATCCGCGATATCGCGGATGTTCTTCCGTTACCGTAAAAAGCATCGTCCATCGCCTTGTTGGCTTGTACAGTATTCGTTACCGATTGATCTTCTTGCGACTGTGCGTGAAGCCAATCCAATGATTCTTCAGGGTTATGCTCCATTCTCATTTGCCTCCTACTTTAATTGAACCGTCGGCTCATAAAAAAATAAAGACCTGCTATAGCAGGCCCCCTTAGATGACTAATCAATAACCGACTTCAACCGATGCTATAACCACATAGGCCAAATCATTTATATCTTCTTTATCCGCAAGAACAACACCGCTGGTTGTAAGCATACCTCCGTCAATAACCTCGAAGGATACCTCACCGTAAGGCAACTCTGCTCTAACGACGGCTAGGTCCAGCTTCTCCTTATCTGCGGGAACGGCTAGCCTTACCTTCACTTGCATGTTATTAATATCGTTACCGGGAAGCACCGAACGCAGCCCAGGCATGGAGTTATGGTGTATGGCATTTTGAACGGCCCTGACGGCTGCCTTGGTCACGTTTTGTCCATGCAGATCAATCCCCATCCCGATTTCAATAAACATTACTTTATTCATTACCTTGTACACTCCCTTTACTACCTTGATCGTAGCTCCATTTTACCATAACCGGTGTTCCAAAAGATGTATTTCACACGCCGCTGCTCTTCCATTAAACGAAACCCTGCGGACGGTTCAGATGAAGGTGGTTTTATGCCCTCATCCGTAGAAACATGTTTGAGACTGGTTGAGACAACGGTCTCGAATAACAAGCGAAGCTATGACACTGCAAAAAGGACTATGTCTTCAGTTTCTTGCTGCCTGAGCGACGTAAGTCGCAGAGTACGGCCAAGAACAAGGCGTTAAACGCGATTGGGGGAGTAAATCGGGGCACCACCGCTCTATTGACAAACCAACTTCCGCTTCTCGCTTAACCGATTTTTTTATAGTAGAATGATGTCTAGCTACACTAAATGATTATGGGGTGTTTACATGTCCATTAATTTCACTAAAGCGATTGTCAATCGATTACAACGAGAAATTGCTGACATAGAAAGCAAAAGCATGAACGAGAGGAACAAAAAAGAAAAAGCTCAATCCAAAATTAATCAATTGCAGACAGATATGAAATTAAGTCAATCGCACAGCGATTTAAGTAGCAAAATGACGCGAATAAATAAGTTAAACGAAGATATCAAAACCATTAATCGTTTACAAGCGGATCTCTCCAAGCAGTTAGTAACGAAGAAAGCTTCGCTTAAACAGCATCTGGCCAAGGAGCCCCAACAAGAGGAAACGTTCGACAAGTGACCAAACAAACGGCTGAGGAGAAAGAAAAGAGGAGTTGCTGCATTGCAAGCTCCGCCACTATTGTTATGCGTTAGTGAAATAGCATTTTGTTGTTTTCTTTAGTCACAATATGACATAAATCAATATACCTGCAAGGCCTGCAAGAATGCACATTATGCCGCCGAAACGTGTATTCCAAATATAGAGGTCTGAGGGTTCTGTACCGTCCCTAGATGTCCAACGTTCTGTTATTTCCCAAAATACTGAGGTCTTAAAGATCATCAGCACTCCTGCAAATATAAGAAAAACGCCCATAAAAATCATAGGTTTCCGACCTTCCTGGACCCAATGTAGATGATTTATTACCTTATTGACCGTTACGCACGATGCCGTGACTTCGTTTCACATAACTGCCCTTTGCCTCAGGAGCAGGCTTGCACAAAGGGACATTCGCAAAGAGAAGCCCACGAAAAGGATTGTGGTAACAATAAGTTAAAGGTCGCGGCGTATTCTACAGCTTTGTGTATTTATGCCGGCACTGTGCGCCCGTTGCAAGAAATCAATCCGGCTGCTGCACAAGCACCCATTTATCACCATGCATAGTAGAAATACGATACCAAGTTTCTCCGGAAGGATCGGCATACACATGCGTCGCCTGAACTTCCTGTTCCTCCAACTCCACCTTACCGACGCTAAAAGGATCATGGAACGGGTAGTCTGAAACAACAGACGAAGGCGCAACGTGTATGGACTCATTCGTTTCTTTAATGCCGGGCGGCCGCTCTTGCAAGGCTCGTTCAGGATGAACCCACTTGTCGCCTTTGGAAGTGCGGACGTGGAACCATCCGGTCCAACCATTTACCTTTTTCTCAAATACGGTCAATTCTAGAGGTTCGTTTAGCCCCGGTTCGGCCGTTTCCAGTCTCGGTCCCGAATAATAGCGGAATGGAACTTGGATCGATACCTTCTCATCCGTCGACTCAACTCCAAAAAACGTGTTGTAAGGATCTTTAAACCATCGTTCCCCGGTAGAGGTATCCATTTTGTACCAGGTTACCGGCCCCGTCCGACTTGGAACGTAGCTGTACATTGCTTTCAGCTGAACTTCGGTGCCGACCTCAAGCTTTTCATCCGTTTTTCGGGATTCGAAGGGGAGAAGATACAGCGGTGATTCGAATGGGGTGCGGAATTTCGCGTCAAGCGGCTTCTCTTTGATCTTCTCGGCATATTCGCTGGGGAGAATCCATTTTTCCCCGAGCCACGTATCGACCTGCCACCATGTCAGGTCGCAGTTGGAGCGTAACCCCCCGTTGCAAAAACCGAGGCTGCCGGTCGTTTGAATTTTTTGCGCGCTCAACCTGACCCCTGTCGCAGTGTTAAGATCAGGAGTATCGTACAACGCCGTTTCGTTCAGGAGCGTTATGGTTTCGTTCTTGGGGAATACGACAGGAAGTTCCGAGCCTCTGCCGAGAAATATCCAGCGTTCACCTAGCCAGGTTTTCGTCAAGTACCAGCCCTCCGGAGCCAAATCGGGCGCTTGGACCTCAATGGTTTGCACGGGGGCCAAAGCCCCATCCGAAGGGGCTAGAAAGTCCGGTTTCGAGTAAAGAGGGAATTGGGCGTACAAGACTACTTTTTCGCTCGCAGTGGCCTCCTTAATTTCAGCCTCGATTTGAGCCGGTAAGAAAAGCAAAACGCAAGCGGCCAGCATAACCGCTTGCAACCGAATGAAACGTCCCAGTCTCATGAATATCACCGTCCGTATAATGTGTGTTGCTACTTTAGACGAATAGAATTGCAATAAAGTTCCAATCATTCCGGTCTGCAATGAAAAAACCTCCCATTGTCAGGAGGTTTTCATTCATCATTTATTATAACAACTCAAAACTTTTCAGGTGATGAATGGATCTCCATCTTAATTTTGCTCGACTACACTTTCATCCATATAAAGTATCTCCCAAAGATGACCGTCTATATCCTGAAAACTCCATACATACATCCTTGGTCATTCGGTTCATTTGAAGCCTTCCCGCCAGCTGCCAGAGCCTTAGTTACAATCTCATCAACTTGTTCCTTGCTTTCAGCGGATAATGCCACAATCACTTCTGTACTTTTTGTTGCGTCAGAAGTTTCTTTTTCGATAAACGGTTAGATAGGATGCATTCGTTAACCTTATCCATAAATTTATTCCATACTAAAGATGTCTTCTTTGTACATTTTCAAGTGGAGAATTCTGCACTGGAAAATGTACGGCGTTAGCGTGTCATGTCACACTCCTTTCACGGGCAAACTCGTTTCCGCCCTTATTTTTTTTCGCCGGAACACCCTAAGCTGCGTCTATCGAAGACTCATGGGTTAAGAAATAATAAACTCCATTTAGGAAAGTCATTTAGCTTTTATTTTTGTCTATTATCTTCACATCATGCATCACGATGGTATCTAGGTTACCAACAACTTACTTTGACTTGTACTACGAAGTAGCCTAATAATAAAGGCTTAGTATTCGCTTAATGAAAAAACGATAGAGTCTTCTTAAATAAAGAATTATGCTCATCAAGGGGATAGATATGATGGAACAATCGCAAATTCAAAGCATGTTAGATATAAATCAACAACAGCTGATCCATGCTCTGATTAATGAATTGCCTGATCTAGTTACCATTAAAAATGGTGAAGGACGATGGCTACACACCAATCCGTTCACACTTCGCCTCTTTCAAATAGAACATATTCCATACCAAGGAATGACGAATACTGAATTAGCATCTTACTCCCCATTGATTAGTATATCTCTTACAGCATTCGAAGATTCGGATAAAAAAACATGGGAAACCGGAACGGTCTTCCGACATGAGCATGAAATTCTTCAACCTGATGGAACTCCAAAGGTGTTTGATATCATCAAGGTTCCTCTTTCTTTTCCTAATGGGGAACGTAAAGGACTTATTGTGATAGGACGAGATATAACAGATCTTAAAAATGCTAAAAAACGTATACAGCATTTGGCTTATCATGATGACCTTACAGGGCTGCCAAACCGTCGGCATCTCTATGAAGTTTTGACCACCGAGCTTTTAAATTCTAGCCCGATTGCCATCTTCTTCATTGATTTGGATCGCTTTAAGATCATCAATGACTCCTTAGGACATTTAGTTGGCGATCATTTATTACAAAAAGTTTCAGAACGGTTAGTGAAATGTAGTCAAAAAGGAACGGTGTTTCGACATTCTGGAGATGAATTTGTCTTACTTCTACCAGACAGTAACCGGGAGGAATGCCGGGAACTAGCTCAAAATATCAATTTTCAGTTAAGTAAACCGTTTTATATAGACAACCATGAAATCTATATTTCAACCAGCGTTGGAATTTGTTTATCTAATGATGTGGATCCCCAAACCTCTGCCCAAGAATTAATTAAATTTGCGGATCTTGCCTTATACCAAGCAAAGCAAGAAGGAAAAAATACCTATACCATTTATTCGGAGAACATCCATTCTAGGACTTATTCACAATTAGTGATGGAGACAGATTTACATAGAGCGCTGGAACGGAATGAGTTGATTATTCATTATCAACCCCAAATCGACTTGGAATCAGGTAAATTATGCGGTATGGAGGCACTCATCCGCTGGAATCACCCTCTTCTAGGGTTCATTTCCCCTTCTGAATTTATCCCTTTAGCGGAGGAAACAGGTCTTATTATTCCAATAGGCAAATGGGTGCTTCAAACGGCTTGCAAACAAAATAAAGAGCTGCAAGAACAGGGGCACCCTCCGTTAGTTGTTTCTGTGAATCTTTCCGCTCGTCAGTTTTATCAACTCGATTTAGTGGACATGGTGAGTAAAGTATTGAAGGAGACCCATCTGGAACCAAAATATTTGGAGTTAGAAATCACGGAAAGTATGACCATGGATGAAGCTAGATCGATTAAAATACTAACTCATTTGAAAAATTTAGGCGTTAAAATTAGCATCGATGACTTTGGAACCGGATATAGCTCCCTCACTTATCTTAAGAAATTCCCTATCGATAAGCTGAAGATTGATCAATCCTTCGTCCGAGATTGTTTGAAAGAACCAAGCGATGCCACAATCGTTCAAACGATCATTGCGATGGCCAAAAATTTGAACCTCCGTGTCATTGCAGAAGGCGTTGAAACCAAGGAACAACTGCTTTTTCTTCAACAACATCTATGTCATGAAGCACAGGGCTATTTTATCAGCCAGCCTGTCTGCTTAGAGGAATTAGAGAAAAAATTCGCGCAACTCGAAATCTTAATGGAACAATACGGAACCCCACAAGCCTTGAATAAACAACGCTGGATGGAAGAGGCTGTAAGGCTGGCTAGGCAGGATCTTCAGGATACATTACGTTTGCAACAAGGGATGACATATAAATTTAAGAAACAAGACGGTAAATTTATTCATACGATTGGCGATGGGGCATTACTCTATCGCATTGGACTGTCTCCCGAGGAATTGATGGGAAAAGATTTATTTGAACTTTTACCCCCCGAAAAAGCGGAAAATAAATTGGAGTTTTATAATAAAGCATGGGCAGGTGAAACCTTAAGTTATGAAGGAGAGCGAAATGGAGTATTTTACTTAGCAGCTTTATCTCCTATTATACGTGGAGGGCGTGTCATTGAGGTTGTCGCATCCTGTGTTGATATTACGGAACGAAAACAAATAGAGGAGGAGCTTAAAAAAAGCGAAGAAAGGTATCGTCATTTAGTCGAGATCGCCCCCGATGCTATAGTTGTCCATAATAATGGAGAAATACTCTATGTTAATCAAGCTGCAGTTAAACTTCTCCGAGGAAGCCGTGCAAAAGATATTTTAGGTAAATCCGTCTATGATTTTATTCAACCCAATGGGTATGATATTACTAGAAAGAGAATAAAGCTGGTTCAAGAAGAAAGGCAAGATATTGATCCTTTTGAAAAAACCATCATAGGTTTAGATGGTCAATTTATTGTAGTTGAAATTAGCGGAACGCATGTGCATTATAATGGTTCGGCAGCCACGCAAATTATTATGAGGGACATTACAAAACGTACCCATCTGGAATAAGATTTGTAGAAAACGAATGTTGAACGAACGAATAGGAGCTGCATCTAAGGCAGCTCCTGCGCTATCGTTTTCCGTTAGCGGATAACCCCTTCATACCCCCCTTTAAGATTTTCCACAATCACTCTTACGGTGATTCCCGTTACGACGTAATACACAGCTGAGTAAATATATTTCCACTTATAATAAACAACAAGCATGATCGCTTGGCAAAAAGGTTCCCCGATAAAAGCATAGACTACGCTCAAGCAAACTAAACCAAGGCAATATGATTTCCACGTCTTACAATATTGATATAACAACATATAGGCAACAGGAATCATCGACAAATCAAAAGCAAATGCCTCAGGCACCAGAGGTACGATTTGAATGGGGTAATCCCAAAAGTTTAAATTATAACCGATCAAGTCTAAAACTTTAGTTGCCATCGCTACGAGCAAACCAACCACCACAATTTCAAGCATTCTTTTTTTATCTGCGACCTTGAACCAAATGAGCCAGGGAACAATGAGAAAAGCCAAGAGCAGCCACCATTGCGGGC
This genomic window contains:
- a CDS encoding S8 family serine peptidase, whose protein sequence is MIRIKRWVGIITLFSLLASQLGVGVHPVFSEEAVTEYPVTNPEVVPGKVIVKYKQPVNNNSRIRSVPPLVSEDRSVKTIDLPLQENVWHKVEELNDDPNVEYAQPVYVYRLELPDGGVSDTVQFQPSANPLSVSSAASNDPGYAQQWGLSVIEATYAWEQISAERRSQVKIAIIDTGVNLSHPDLSASIDRVGGQINGYDFINNDTDPNDDHGHGTHVAGIAAAITDNGEGVAGVAGGVKIIPVKVADANGVSNTLTIASGIKWAVDRGASIINLSLSRDRYQRDALGRLVLDEAGRPAVAWDRIESEAIQYAIDHQVLVVAASGNDSNHWVGSEPFNLHNPIGDTQRYFNHTGFPAGTDGVVSVGAVDYLSQTGRLEEDVKVADFSNIGFVSVAAPGVDILSTVPGGYQFKSGTSMATPFVTGLAALAKAANPSLSKEQLYDIVTDSAVRMPELGNVYRNGNRLNAKDYYGSGLINAKRALTLPRLQLQMSYTANQPNGTFTLTATDGYGTVSGSTYAAAAGLNISRLRFTSGLWTPDPVQTVTLTDGRGTLTLPIDYGRYQVYSDDGAEQEFIRSNRVTFERLPGAPEASHASGTLPAGTEIRLNSNVPGASIYYTTDGSAPSPSSNLYSEAIVLDKPGPVTVKSLTVANDTASEEREFRYDVTPAASPSAELLESPSSLEPSPKPTDPSPAPAPVPAQPSVPSDNPTPQPTNERPLPRSGGGGGGGGGGGGLAPTAPPLPEATPTPVSDPKKIAITPSMETRTIVEVSKERIDRELAVRNGPITIDASTIDGNESVDVILSPPILEALNKAGRAITIRSDRVRLEVPPAVIKSSGGSGWKFSISSATPHSFPLGSTQGTNQVLGSYRFELSDSDGSIKNFAQPIRISFVVDASQIRNPHNVGVYWWNPSSRSWEYTGGQLQPDRTIVFHALHFSQYAAMERSIAFSDVEGHWAKGNIERMAGRGITNGVTDTLFDPQGTVTRAQFAALLARALRLQETGAPRPFEDVTLDAWYHKAIYQVFAAGIVTGVTNSSFRPNDPITREQMAVMLDKAHAYKKAQQTPVTIPSAGVSLFTDHTAISPWAQNSVKQAKTYGLLDGFPDGTFRPLARAARAEAIIVLERMMDALYK
- a CDS encoding SRPBCC family protein, whose translation is MLAVIQKVENGYMARFERRLKHSVEKVWSWLTENDMLAKWFSELRIDELREGGMIKFDMQDGTFEELEIIELTMYSVLEYTWGEDRVRFELYSESEGCRLVLIEKMSKITDHTSKDLAGWHVCLDVIHALLDERTLDSRDNEWKTWHEKYARLIEKFPKD
- a CDS encoding Lin0512 family protein, with the translated sequence MNKVMFIEIGMGIDLHGQNVTKAAVRAVQNAIHHNSMPGLRSVLPGNDINNMQVKVRLAVPADKEKLDLAVVRAELPYGEVSFEVIDGGMLTTSGVVLADKEDINDLAYVVIASVEVGY
- a CDS encoding DUF6199 family natural product biosynthesis protein produces the protein MIFMGVFLIFAGVLMIFKTSVFWEITERWTSRDGTEPSDLYIWNTRFGGIMCILAGLAGILIYVIL
- a CDS encoding EAL domain-containing protein, producing MMEQSQIQSMLDINQQQLIHALINELPDLVTIKNGEGRWLHTNPFTLRLFQIEHIPYQGMTNTELASYSPLISISLTAFEDSDKKTWETGTVFRHEHEILQPDGTPKVFDIIKVPLSFPNGERKGLIVIGRDITDLKNAKKRIQHLAYHDDLTGLPNRRHLYEVLTTELLNSSPIAIFFIDLDRFKIINDSLGHLVGDHLLQKVSERLVKCSQKGTVFRHSGDEFVLLLPDSNREECRELAQNINFQLSKPFYIDNHEIYISTSVGICLSNDVDPQTSAQELIKFADLALYQAKQEGKNTYTIYSENIHSRTYSQLVMETDLHRALERNELIIHYQPQIDLESGKLCGMEALIRWNHPLLGFISPSEFIPLAEETGLIIPIGKWVLQTACKQNKELQEQGHPPLVVSVNLSARQFYQLDLVDMVSKVLKETHLEPKYLELEITESMTMDEARSIKILTHLKNLGVKISIDDFGTGYSSLTYLKKFPIDKLKIDQSFVRDCLKEPSDATIVQTIIAMAKNLNLRVIAEGVETKEQLLFLQQHLCHEAQGYFISQPVCLEELEKKFAQLEILMEQYGTPQALNKQRWMEEAVRLARQDLQDTLRLQQGMTYKFKKQDGKFIHTIGDGALLYRIGLSPEELMGKDLFELLPPEKAENKLEFYNKAWAGETLSYEGERNGVFYLAALSPIIRGGRVIEVVASCVDITERKQIEEELKKSEERYRHLVEIAPDAIVVHNNGEILYVNQAAVKLLRGSRAKDILGKSVYDFIQPNGYDITRKRIKLVQEERQDIDPFEKTIIGLDGQFIVVEISGTHVHYNGSAATQIIMRDITKRTHLE
- a CDS encoding CBO0543 family protein, yielding MDENMERASELITALVQTNMERFITYGFLSPQWWLLLAFLIVPWLIWFKVADKKRMLEIVVVGLLVAMATKVLDLIGYNLNFWDYPIQIVPLVPEAFAFDLSMIPVAYMLLYQYCKTWKSYCLGLVCLSVVYAFIGEPFCQAIMLVVYYKWKYIYSAVYYVVTGITVRVIVENLKGGYEGVIR